TGTCCGTGGCCTGCGAGGCAAATGCGTCAGGCGCTGCCGGGATTCTAAACGGGAGTCTCCTTGCCCCTGAGGAGCTTCTCAAGAGCGACGATATGAAGGGATTCTGCATCTATGAGGACGATCCTTTCCACTACTTGAATGGTCGGTTTGTGAAGGAGAGGCTCTCGGATAAAGAGTTCCTGCTCGTTGCGGACGCAATGACGACGTCAGTCGTGGACCTCGCCCACCTTACTGTCCCCACCGGTACTTTCGCAGAAAAGTCTGGTACCTTCGTTGCCCAGGACGGATACGTCCGCACGCTGAACAAGGCCATGAGAAAGGGGCCAGGAGGATTCGAATTCCTGCAGGCTTTGCTCGAGAAACTTGGCGGGACAGCCTACAAGGACGTCCACGCGGTTACAGAGAAGATGAGAACGGAAAAGATCCTGGAGTCTATGGAGCCGGGCAAGGAAGGGCTCGCCTGCCAAGGCTCAGGACCGAAATTCGTGAGCCATGACATGAGCCATGAATTGAGGATTACAGCCGCGCCTGATAAAGCTTACAAACTGATCCTGAGGGATGTATTCTCCAACCATCATCTTTATGGTAAAGACATTTACTCCAAAGGGGTGGCCATGGCTTACACGGCTCCCGGCTATCCTGTATCTGAAGACAAGCTCTTTATCTCGCCTGAGGATGCACAGAAGCTGGGAGTTGAGGAGCACGGGCACGTTGTGATCGAATCTGCTGAGGGCTCTGTGGTAAAGGCCGTATCGATAAAGAAAGGATTGAGGCAGGGCGTACTGGAATACGTTCTGTTCAAGGAGAGAGCGGCTGCCCTCGGGCTCTCCAGCCGGATGCAAGAAGTTTTGGACGTGACGGTAAAAAAGGGTTAAGTCATGGAAACACTCTTTTTCGTGGTAGTGACGGCAGTGAAGAATATCCTGGTGATATCTCTTCTTCTGCTTTTTGTCGCTTACATGACCCTCATAGAGAGGAAGGTGCTCGGCCGCGTCCAGGTTAGATTCGGGCCCAACAGGGTAGGGCCCTTTGGTCTCCTGCAGCCTATCGCTGACGGCATCAAATCATTCACCAAAGAAGATCTCGTGCCGGCCCAGGCGGACAAACCGGTCTTTATTATCGCTCCCGCCATTTGTATATTTACTGCCCTCTGCATGTTTGCCGTCGTGCCGTTCGGCCCGTCGTTCGAACTTCTCGGCAGGCAGGTGAAACTCGTCGTTGCTGATGTGGACATCGGTCTCCTCTATGTCTTTGCTATGGCAACGCTCGGTGAGTACGGGGTGGTGCTCGGTGGCTGGTCATCAGGAAACAAGTACGGCGTACTCGGATCGCTCCGTGCCGCGGCGCAGATGATCAGCTACGAAGTCTCGCTGGGCTTGATTGTGATCGGAACCCTTATCCTTGCGGGATCGCTGAGGCTGACAGACATCGTCGAAGCCCAGCGCCATGTCTGGTATATCTGTTACCAACCTTTCGCGTTTATCCTGTACCTCGTTGCGGGGCTCGCGGAGATTAACAGGACGCCGTTCGATATGCCGGAGGCTGAAAGCGAACTGGCGTGCGGCTTCAACATTGAATACTCGAGCATCAAGTTCGCGCTCTTTTTCATGGCGGAATACGCCCACATGATCACAGTGGCGGGGGTTGCAACAACGCTTTTCCTTGGCGGGTGGCTGGGTCCGGGTCCGGCATTTCTTGGACCATTTTGGTTCCTAGTCAAGGTACTCGCCATCCTTTTCTTTTTTGTATGGGAACGGGGCACCTTCCCACGTATGCGCTACGATCACATCATGAAGTTCGGCTGGAAGATTCTCTTTCCGCTGGCGCTTGCAAACGTTGTCGTGACTGCCTTTGTGGTTGCGCTGAGGTAACGGGGATGGCCTATATTTTTCCATTGCTTAAAGGTCTGAGACTCACACTCCGAAGATTTTTTTCGCGACCGATTACCATCCAGTATCCCGAGCAGAAAAAGCCCATGCCGCCCCGCTGGAGGGGCATGCACTATTTTGACAAGGATGACAAAGGGGAGACGACCTGCGTGGCGTGCGGCTTATGCGTGGCTATTTGTCCTTCCCGTTGTATCAGCCTGGAAATAGGCGAGCGGCAGGACGGAACACGATATCCCCTGCGGTACGAAATTGACTCCCTGCGCTGTATATACTGCGGTTACTGCCAGGAAGCCTGCCCGGTGAACGCAATAAGGCTGGGTGGGGGTTACGAATACGTTCACTACGGCAGGGAAGATTTTGTATTGGATAAGGCCAGGCTTCTCGCCATGTACGAGCCAGAGCACAAGGCCGCCAAAAGCGCTGCCTCCGAGGTTAAGAAATGATCGCCAACGCGTTCAGCTGGCTTGTCTTTATCGCTGCGGGGCTCGTTGCGATCGTGGCATCCCTGCTCATGGTAACGCGCCGCAATCCAGTGCACAGCGCCCTCTGGCTGATTGTCGCGTTCTTCTCGGTGGCCATTATCTACCTTAGCCTTAACGCGCAGTTCATAGCGGTCGCACAGGTGATTGTATACGCAGGTGCGATCATGATGCTGATTCTCTTCGTGATCATGCTGATCCATCTCGAGGCGGAGCAGGAACTGACCGGCAAGATAACGGGCGCGAAGATCATAGCTTCTTTCATCACGATCATCCTTTTCCTTGAAATCGTGGCTGCCGTTCTCTCCTTCGGTGTGATGACGGGGAACAAGGGCCCGTTCACACCTGAAATGCTCGCCGGTTTTGGAAACGTCAGGTCAGTGGGAATGGTGCTTTACGGAAAGTATATGTTCCCCTTCGAGATCGCATCGATCCTGCTTCTTATCGGCATAGTCGGTGCTGTCATCCTGTCCAAACGGAGGAAAGAGTAGATGCCTACGCTGCCTGAAGTACCGCCGAGCCTCTATTTTGTGCTCAGCGCAATCCTGTTCACGATTGGCACCATCGGCGTGATCACGAGAAGGAACGCCATCATCGTCTTCATGTGCCTGGAACTGATGCTGAACGGCGTTAACCTTGCCTTCATTGCAGCGGGCAGTGCGCTCAACTCCTTGGACGGTGTTGTCTTCGTCTTTTTTGTAATGACCGTTGCAGCGGCTGAGGCTGCGGTCGGGCTTGCGATATTCGTGCTGATCTTCCGTTTAAGAGGTAGTGTTAATCTGGATCAGATAAATCTGCTTAAAGGATAGCTATGAAGGCAAATCCCAAATTCCAATTTCCAAATTACAAAGAGGGCTTCCGCACTTCCCGCTCTGTCTTGATTGAAATTTGGTGCCTGGAAATTGGATCTTGGTGTTAGATATGGCTGACTACATCTGGCTGATACCTGTATTTCCGGCGGTCGGGTTTCTCATCAATGGGTTCCTGGGCAAGAAGCTGCCTAAAGCAGTGGTCTCCTGGGTTGCCTGCCTTTCTCTTTTTGCCTCTTTCGTTGTGTCCGTCACGATACTCTTCCAGTTCTTTCAGCTCCCGCCTGAAGAACGTATCTTTGAACGCAATATTTTCAACTGGATCACTGCCGGAGAATTCAATGCGACGGTCGGCTTCAGGATCGATCCACTCTCCATCATCATGTGCCTGGTGGTGACGGGCGTTGGCTTCCTGATCCACGTCTATTCTGTGGGATACATGCACGACGACGAGGGCTACCCGCGCTATTTCACCTACCTCAACCTCTTCGTCTTCATGATGCTCATCCTTGTGACTGCGAACAACATCCTTCTCATGTTCGTTGGCTGGGAAGGTGTGGGCCTCTGCTCGTATCTGCTTATCGGCTTCTGGTTCCGCAAGGATTCCGCGTCGAACGCCGGGAAGAAGGCCTTCATTGTCAACAGGATTGGCGACTACGGTTTTCTGCTCGGCATCTTCCTGCTCTTTGTGACGTTGGGCGCTCACGGCGTGTGGACGCTCAACTATGGGGAGATACAGAAGAACGCTCACCTGCTCGGGGCATCGGCCGCCACGTTGATCACGCTCCTTTTCTTCATCGGTGCTACCGGCAAGTCGGCGCAGTTGCCTCTCTACGTCTGGCTGCCAGATGCCATGGAAGGCCCGACCCCGGTCAGCTCTCTCATCCACGCAGCCACCATGGTCACGGCCGGCGTCTATATGGTTGCGCGGCTCAATTTCATTTATACGCTGGCACCGCAGATTATGATTCTGGTGGCGCTGGTCGGTGCCCTCACTGCCATCTTTTCCGCATCCATCGGCTTTGCCCAGAACGACATAAAACGAGTGCTCGCCTATTCAACGGTGAGCCAGCTCGGCTTTATGTTCATCGGTGTGGGTGTTGGAGCTTACGCCGCTGGTATCTTTCACCTGATGACCCACGCCTTCTTCAAAGGCCTTCTCTTCCTCGGTGCAGGGAGCGTCATTCATGCGATGAGCGGTGAACAGGATATGCGGAAGATGGGCGGTCTCAGAAAGAAGATCCCGATTACATACTGGACCTTTGTCTTTGCCTGCATCGCCATTGCGGGCGTGCCGGGATTTTCGGGCTTCTTCAGCAAGGACGAGATACTCTGGCGAGCGTTCAGCGCAGGCGGTGCCTACCGGATTGTCTGGGTGATTGCCGCAGTAACCGCGGGCATGACGGCATTCTACATGTTCAGGCTCCTCTTCGGCACATTTCATGGAGAGTGCAGGGCATCAGAGGACGTCAAACACCACATCCATGAGTCACCCAGAGTGATGACGATACCTCTAATGATCCTCGCAGTCCTATCTGTCATCGGCGGCTATGTGGGCGTGCCACATATCATCGGCGGTTCAAACCTGATTGAGAGATGGCTCGAACCGGTATTCGGCGGGGCAGGGGAACACGCCGCCGGCGCGGCACACGCCGGAGGCCTGAACCTCATCAGCCAGGCATTCGCGTCGTCGGGAGGCGCTGAAGAGGGATCGGCGGAAATGACCCTGATGATCCTCTCGGTCGTGGTCGCGTTCATCGGCATCTATATTGCGTACGTGCTCTACATAAAGAACCCGGAATTGCCCAAGCGCTTCGTGGCAAGGTTCTCCGGGCTGCACCGGGTTGTCTATAACAAGTATTTCGTAGATGAAATTTACGGGGCAACCGTGGTGAGCTTCATCAGGGGGCTTGCCATCGGATTCAAGAGTTTCGTGGATGAGATAGTCATCGATGGCACCATCAACGGCGTGGCAGCTTTCCTGGGATGGTGTGGCAGCCTGTTGCGGCAGGTGCAGGCGGGCTACGTGCAGGGCTATGCCTTCGCGATGATCGTGGGAGCCATCGTTGTGATCGGTTACCTCGTTGTGCGAGTGATGATGTAAGGGAGTGTCTATGGGCGCTGGTTGCTTTCCCGTTTTGAGCGTACTGATCTATGTTCCTTTGCTTGGCGCACTCATCCTGCTCTTCGTGCGCCGGGAACATACGACCTATATAAAGGGGCTTACGCTCGTCTTCTCGTTGATCGAGTTCGCCCTCTCGATACCCCTCTATTTCTATTTTGACGATAAGCAAGTGGGTATGCAGTTTGTGGAGAGGGCTAGCTGGTTCCCGGAATGGGGTATCTCCTATCTTCTGGGCATCGACGGTATCAGCCTGCTGCTCATTCTGCTTACCACCTTCCTCACGGTGCTCTGCGTACTCTGCTCGTGGCGGGCCATCGAGACCAGGGTCAAGGAATATTACATCACCTTCCTCTTCTTAGAGACAGCCATGGTCGGTACGCTCTGCGCTCTGGACCTAGTGCTCTTCTATATATTCTGGGAGCTGATGCTCATCCCCATGTACCTGCTGATCGGCGTGTGGGGAGGCCCGAAACGGGTATACGCCGCAATCAAGTTCTTCCTCTTTACCATGGCAGGCAGCGTGCTTATGCTGCTCGCTATTTTTGCCCTCTATTTTCAGTTCTACAAGACTACAGGCGCGTACACCTTTGACGTGCTTCAGCTCTACAACGCGCACATCCCGACTAATTTACAGTACTGGCTCTTTGCAGCTTTTGCGCTCTCCTTTGCCATAAAGGTTCCCATGTTCCCCGTGCATACCTGGCTGCCCGATGCGCACACGGAAGCACCGACGGCAGGCAGCGTGATCCTGGCCGGGGTGCTTTTGAAGATGGGGACATATGGTTTTCTGAGGTTTGCCATCCCACTTTTCCCGGCGGCCGCGCACGCTGCAATACCCCTCATCTCCATCCTTGCGATCATAGGCATCGTCTACGGGGCCCTGGTGAGCATGATGCAGCCTGACCTGAAGCGGCTCATAGCGTTCTCCAGCGTGAGCCACCTCGGCTATGTAATGCTCGGCATGTTTGCCTTCAACATGCAGGGAGTGGAGGGAAGCATTTACCAGATGCTCAACCACGGCGTCAGCACCGGCGGACTCTTTCTTATAGTGGGCATGCTCTACGAGAGGAGGCATACAAGGATGATCGCTGACTTCGGCGGTTTATCCACACCCATGCCCATTTTTGCGATCTTCTTCATGATCGTGACGCTCTCGTCTGTGGCACTGCCCGGCACCAACGGGTTTGTCGGCGAGTTCCTCATCCTCCTGGGTGCGTTCCGCGCGAACATGCTCTATGGCATCATCGCGACGACCGGCGTGGTCCTGGGGGCTGTCTACATGTTGTGGATGTTCCAGCGAGTGATGTTCGGGGAAGTGAAGAAAGAGGAGAACAGGAAGTTGAGAGATCTGGGCAAGAGAGAGGTGCTCATCCTCTGCTCGATCGTCTTCTTCATAGTTCTCATGGGCGTATATCCAAAGATGTTTTTCAAGAAGATGGACACGTCGGTCGAAGGCTTTCTGCAATTCGTGAAGCAGAGAAACGCATACTACATGGCTTACGAGGGCTCTCCCGTGAAGGTCGTCCTCGATATAACCGGGACACCTGGCGGCTCACCCGGGAAGCCTGCGGAATAGGGACCTCTTTATGGACTTGATGCAGCTATTCTCGCCTTTCCGGTGGCTGATGCCGGAACTTGTTGTCACCGTCTGCGCCCTGCTGGCGCTCATAATAGAGGCCTTTCGCAAGGGCAAAGGGGCAAGCCTTGCTTCCGGCATTGTCTGCCTTGCCGGTTCCGTCATAGCTCTTTATTATATGCGCTGCCTCTGGAATCAGAATATTCAGCTTTTTAACGGCCTTTACGTCATTGACGGGTTCGGCACATTCTTCAAGTTTATCTTTCTGACCATTCTCTTTTTGATCTCGATCATCTCGCTTGCTTACGCAGCCCGGGAGGGGATCGGTTTCGGCGAATACTACGCGCTGCTTCTGCTCGGCGTGCTCGGCATGATGGTGATGGTTTCTTCAAACAACTTCGTCACCATCTTCATCGGGCTTGAGGTGATGTCTCTCGCAATTTATGTGTTGTGCGGATTGGTCACAGGCAACCTGAAGTCGGTGGAGGCGTCCCTTAAGTACTTTATGCTGGGTGCCTTTGCGACCGCCTTCCTCCTCTATGGCATTGCGCTCACCTACGCCTCTTCAGGAACCATCGATGTAAAACAGCTGGCGTATTTTATCAAGGAAGATTGCTTTGATATCACACCCGCTTTCTTCTGCGGCATGGCCCTGCTGATCGTCGGCTTCGGCTTCAAGATCGCGTCGGTCCCGTTCCATATGTGGACGCCTGACGTCTACGAAGGCGCGCCCACGTCGATCACTGCGTACATGGCTACAGGCGTCAAGGCAGCTGCGTTCGGTGCATTCTTGCGGGTCTTCTACACGGGTTTTCTCCCTTTCATCGACGACTGGTCCGCGATCCTGTGGTTCATAGCGGTGCTGACCATGATCGTAGGAAACGTGATAGCCCTCGTCCAGAACAATATCAAGCGGCTACTCGCTTACTCCAGCATCGCTCACGCCGGATACATCCTCGTTGCGTTTGTGACCGGGGACAAGGTCCTCTCGTCGAGCATACTCTTTTACCTCATGGTTTATGCGTTCATGAACATAGGCGCCTTCTCGGTGGTGATGCTGCTGGGCAGGAAAGGGGAGCCGAATGAGGATATTGAGAGCTACGCGGGTCTTGCCGGGCGCCACCCCTTCGTCGCGCTCTGCATGTCCATTTTTCTGCTTTCTCTTACGGGTATTCCCCCGCTCGCCGGCTTCGCAGGCAAGTTCTATATTTTCAGTGCTGCGATCAAGTCTCACTATTACTGGCTTGCCGTAATCGGCGTGCTCAACAGTGTGGTAGCAGCTTATTATTACCTCAGGGTCTTGATGTACATGTATTTCAAGGAACCTGAGCGGGAACTCGGCGCAATCGACCTTTCCCCCGCCTATGTTGTTGTGATACTCATCAGCATAGCTGCACTGCTGTATATGGGGATACTTCCCAGAGACATGCTTTTGCTGGCGCAGAAATCCGTGAGTATCTTCTAACCACCAGGCCCTCTTTCGCGTCTAACATCGTTATCCAGGTCTGACCCTGTGTTTGTGCCGGGTACCCGCGCGCGACCAAAGCCTTCACCCGCGGGTGGCCCCCAGGGTACGCCTGCGGAGTCCAAGCGTCGGCGCGCCTCCTTATCCATCGAAATATGACCTGGCATCTAACCCCCGTACTCATGAAGAGCGACGCCAACGGCCCACGGCGAGATACTTGAGCGCTACACAGGTGGGAACATCCTAATCATTGACGAAGTTCGCGGGCTACCTTACTACTATGTTTCGCCATGTCATGCCTGTGAAAGTGGGTCTATTGAGAAGTCGGCCGTTAGGAAGAAGTAGCTGCTTTTAAACCGCACAGCAATTTGATGGAGCCGACTCCTTACAGTCGCGGTTCATCATAGCGTTGGAACCAGAAAGATCACAGAGAACCAATTGCGTTCTTGGTATATGTGAGGTATAATTTATATACCATGGAGTTTGAATTCGACCCGGAAAAGAGTGCTCAGAACAGGAAGAAACAGGGGATCGACTTCTACGAAGCGCAAGCGTTATGGGATGACGCCGACTTTATTGAGATTCCGGCTAAGACTGTTGACGAACCCAGATTTATGGTTATCGGAAAAATCGCAGCTGTGCATTGGTCAGGAGTCATAACCTATAGAGGTGATGTCGTGCGGATAATCTCCGCACGGAGATCCCACAAAGAGGAGATTGCCATTTATGAAGACTAAGGAGTTCGATAAAAAGTTTGATGAAGGTGAGGACGTTTCGCGGTACCTTGACATTTCAAAGGCCAGGAGACCAGTCCAGGAACAAAAGCGCGTCAATGTCGATTTTCCAGTATGGATGATTCAGCTCTTGGATAAGGAGGCGAAACGTTTAGGTGTGCCTAGACAGGCTATCATCAAACTATGGGTTGCAGAGAGGCTGAAAAAGGCATCTTAAGTGACCGCGTTCCAACAAGTCATCGCAGCCGACCCGGAAGAATGGTCAGCTCTTTGATAAGCACTACACGTCGCCGGTCGGCTGAATTCTGTTGTGCTGACACAGAATAAAGGAGTACGAATATGAAACGAGTATTTGAACAAAAGACTCTTCTTTGTCTTCCTTGGGCGCAGACCATTCTTGGAACACATGTCAATGGGAAAGTAAACTTCATGGCGCTGGCCTGGTTAACCCGCGTCAACATTACTCCGCCAATGTTAGGCATATGCGTGAACAAGAACCATGCTTCCCATGGAGCAATTATTGATACGGGGGAATTCAGCGTTAATCTTCCAACGGCAGCAATGATCGAAAAAACAGATTACGCCGGACTGGTTTCCGGTAAACATGTTAACAAATCGGATTTATTTCAAGTGTTTTACGGTGAACTCAAATCGGCCCCTATGATTTCCGAGTGCCCGCTAACAATAGAATGCAAACTCTCACAGACAGTCAGTCTCCCTACGCATTCCTTTTTTATTGCGGAAATCATCAACATATACACCGAAGATGAATTTCTGTCGGAAGGCAAGCCGGACATGATGAAAATTAGACCGTTCCTCTTGACCATGCCTGATAATAATTACTGGGCCCTTGGTGAGAATCTTGGAAAGGCTTGGACCGCTGGCAAAAAATTTCGAACAACAACAAGTTGAGGCATACCTGTCGATGCAGCTCGAGTATTACCTTATGAGTGAGAACGGCGATTGCATCGCCGGGATTCTGAACAAGAGAGAATGAAAGGGAGTGTCAGAATGAGCGATGTCATAGGAATTGCTTGGTTCAAGGACGAGGCTACGTATCGAAGGGCGCGTGCGATCTTTGCCGATCCCGAGAATATGCCTGCCACTTTTCACGAGTGGAAAGATATTGTTCGAAGGGAATGCGAATTGATCAAGAGTACTGGCAATATCGCTATTCGCGCAGACATCGACCCGGAAACGTTCACCGACTGGTGCGTCTCCCATGGACATAAACCTGATTCAATGGGGAGAATCGCATTCGTGAGCCATGTCGAGCTTGAGTATCGGAAGACAGGCAAGGGGACGATCATTGAATAGGCCGTGGAGTTTGTCCTTTAGAGCCGAAGGATCGTAGGCGTCAGCCCTTGGTTCAGCTTTGCATTAAGGTACAGCAAGCATGCAGGACGAGTTGAGCAGATGTACTGAACTGATGGACAGGATGCTTGAATCTCCGGGAGAACTGGATGAACTGATAAAAGACTTTCAACAAATCGTCTGGAGCACTGCTGATGACGAAGAAGGCAAGGCGTGGAGCATAATGAGGAACCTGGCGTATGATCTGGATCTCTATGAGTCAGATCCGGTTCGTAGAGCGCGGGACTATTCATTCTATGACAGCTCCAGAGCCCTGAAGGAAATAAGGGAAGCAAAAGGGAAGCTGAAACAATTGAAGGCAATATAATAAACCAGAAACGCCAACAACGTGATCGCGCAGACACCTCGCAGTCGTCCCACGTCCACGGCGTTGGCTCAGTGGGGCGACTCGCATGTCTATGCTGAAATCGACGGGATTAAAGTGGCTCAAGAGTTTTCACCTGGTTGCAGTTTCGTGCTGGGTAGGGGGTGCTGTTTCTTTGATATTGCTCTATTTCCTGAAAGGGGGAGTAACGGATGGCGGGGTTCTGTACGGGATCAATCAAAGCATTCATCATGTCGATAAACTGGTGGTAGTGATTCCTGGAGCATTTGGCTGCCTTGTTACCGGCGTGCTCTATTCTTCGTTCAGTAATTGGGGGTTCTTCAAGCACCCATGGATGATATGGAAATGGTTTGTTACGATATCTGCAATTGTATTCGGCACATTTTTCCTTGGACCGTGGGAAACAACCATGATGCAGATCTCCGGAAGGCTGGGGCAGGCATCATTGAGTGACGAGGCCTACCTCTACAACGAGAGTATGAATATTATGTTTGGCACGGTCCAAGTTCTGGTACTCCTGGTTACGATATTTATTTCCACGTTCAAACCATGGAAACCAAAGAAGACAAGAAGCGATGGAACATCAGGGAGCAAATAGGTGTCGTCATGGCAAAGCACTCACATGATTTTGTAGAGACGTTCGACGGGATCGTGGCCTACGGTCTGGACCGGGCAACCGATGAGAATACGGTCCAACTCTATTTGCAGAAATTTTCGGATGATGCGTTAATGAAGATTCTTCTCAAGCGCATGACGGATGAGGATCTGGCCGAGGTGTTTGATATTATCTGCAAGATGCTCAAGAAACACCTGACAGAGCCGGAATACCATCAATTATTCCTCAAAGACGACAAGCAATAGATTCCCACGGGCAACTAAACGTATCACCTGATTTCCGAGATAGGCGCTTCCTGCATCCACAGTTCATGCATGGATCGATAGAGTTCCTCGCTCACAGACACCTTGTAGGGCGTCGGGTTCACTGCTCTGAGGTGATCCGGCCGCATCATAGAAATCTGATCGATTACGTACTGACGGATCGCATCAAGAGAAGGGAAGGCGAACACCTGACGGC
This genomic stretch from Syntrophorhabdales bacterium harbors:
- a CDS encoding molybdopterin-dependent oxidoreductase, with the translated sequence KVFNLYRDMGLSNLYSYDDLKKCDLIIIAGANLLSNNHLLANKVREAFKLNGARIIVVDPSPTAVTRIADAHLAVAPGRDALLFNSFALRLVEERKYAPEAGLVEGFAGFTAMLERWKIGLTEQHSGVAEREFEKAYRLIRDSESVGIIFGSGITSSADALSTLLNFGLLKGVPAKGAMMSVACEANASGAAGILNGSLLAPEELLKSDDMKGFCIYEDDPFHYLNGRFVKERLSDKEFLLVADAMTTSVVDLAHLTVPTGTFAEKSGTFVAQDGYVRTLNKAMRKGPGGFEFLQALLEKLGGTAYKDVHAVTEKMRTEKILESMEPGKEGLACQGSGPKFVSHDMSHELRITAAPDKAYKLILRDVFSNHHLYGKDIYSKGVAMAYTAPGYPVSEDKLFISPEDAQKLGVEEHGHVVIESAEGSVVKAVSIKKGLRQGVLEYVLFKERAAALGLSSRMQEVLDVTVKKG
- the nuoH gene encoding NADH-quinone oxidoreductase subunit NuoH, with the translated sequence METLFFVVVTAVKNILVISLLLLFVAYMTLIERKVLGRVQVRFGPNRVGPFGLLQPIADGIKSFTKEDLVPAQADKPVFIIAPAICIFTALCMFAVVPFGPSFELLGRQVKLVVADVDIGLLYVFAMATLGEYGVVLGGWSSGNKYGVLGSLRAAAQMISYEVSLGLIVIGTLILAGSLRLTDIVEAQRHVWYICYQPFAFILYLVAGLAEINRTPFDMPEAESELACGFNIEYSSIKFALFFMAEYAHMITVAGVATTLFLGGWLGPGPAFLGPFWFLVKVLAILFFFVWERGTFPRMRYDHIMKFGWKILFPLALANVVVTAFVVALR
- the nuoI gene encoding NADH-quinone oxidoreductase subunit NuoI, which codes for MAYIFPLLKGLRLTLRRFFSRPITIQYPEQKKPMPPRWRGMHYFDKDDKGETTCVACGLCVAICPSRCISLEIGERQDGTRYPLRYEIDSLRCIYCGYCQEACPVNAIRLGGGYEYVHYGREDFVLDKARLLAMYEPEHKAAKSAASEVKK
- a CDS encoding NADH-quinone oxidoreductase subunit J — protein: MIANAFSWLVFIAAGLVAIVASLLMVTRRNPVHSALWLIVAFFSVAIIYLSLNAQFIAVAQVIVYAGAIMMLILFVIMLIHLEAEQELTGKITGAKIIASFITIILFLEIVAAVLSFGVMTGNKGPFTPEMLAGFGNVRSVGMVLYGKYMFPFEIASILLLIGIVGAVILSKRRKE
- the nuoK gene encoding NADH-quinone oxidoreductase subunit NuoK, which translates into the protein MPTLPEVPPSLYFVLSAILFTIGTIGVITRRNAIIVFMCLELMLNGVNLAFIAAGSALNSLDGVVFVFFVMTVAAAEAAVGLAIFVLIFRLRGSVNLDQINLLKG
- the nuoL gene encoding NADH-quinone oxidoreductase subunit L, with the translated sequence MADYIWLIPVFPAVGFLINGFLGKKLPKAVVSWVACLSLFASFVVSVTILFQFFQLPPEERIFERNIFNWITAGEFNATVGFRIDPLSIIMCLVVTGVGFLIHVYSVGYMHDDEGYPRYFTYLNLFVFMMLILVTANNILLMFVGWEGVGLCSYLLIGFWFRKDSASNAGKKAFIVNRIGDYGFLLGIFLLFVTLGAHGVWTLNYGEIQKNAHLLGASAATLITLLFFIGATGKSAQLPLYVWLPDAMEGPTPVSSLIHAATMVTAGVYMVARLNFIYTLAPQIMILVALVGALTAIFSASIGFAQNDIKRVLAYSTVSQLGFMFIGVGVGAYAAGIFHLMTHAFFKGLLFLGAGSVIHAMSGEQDMRKMGGLRKKIPITYWTFVFACIAIAGVPGFSGFFSKDEILWRAFSAGGAYRIVWVIAAVTAGMTAFYMFRLLFGTFHGECRASEDVKHHIHESPRVMTIPLMILAVLSVIGGYVGVPHIIGGSNLIERWLEPVFGGAGEHAAGAAHAGGLNLISQAFASSGGAEEGSAEMTLMILSVVVAFIGIYIAYVLYIKNPELPKRFVARFSGLHRVVYNKYFVDEIYGATVVSFIRGLAIGFKSFVDEIVIDGTINGVAAFLGWCGSLLRQVQAGYVQGYAFAMIVGAIVVIGYLVVRVMM
- a CDS encoding NADH-quinone oxidoreductase subunit M: MGAGCFPVLSVLIYVPLLGALILLFVRREHTTYIKGLTLVFSLIEFALSIPLYFYFDDKQVGMQFVERASWFPEWGISYLLGIDGISLLLILLTTFLTVLCVLCSWRAIETRVKEYYITFLFLETAMVGTLCALDLVLFYIFWELMLIPMYLLIGVWGGPKRVYAAIKFFLFTMAGSVLMLLAIFALYFQFYKTTGAYTFDVLQLYNAHIPTNLQYWLFAAFALSFAIKVPMFPVHTWLPDAHTEAPTAGSVILAGVLLKMGTYGFLRFAIPLFPAAAHAAIPLISILAIIGIVYGALVSMMQPDLKRLIAFSSVSHLGYVMLGMFAFNMQGVEGSIYQMLNHGVSTGGLFLIVGMLYERRHTRMIADFGGLSTPMPIFAIFFMIVTLSSVALPGTNGFVGEFLILLGAFRANMLYGIIATTGVVLGAVYMLWMFQRVMFGEVKKEENRKLRDLGKREVLILCSIVFFIVLMGVYPKMFFKKMDTSVEGFLQFVKQRNAYYMAYEGSPVKVVLDITGTPGGSPGKPAE
- a CDS encoding NADH-quinone oxidoreductase subunit N yields the protein MDLMQLFSPFRWLMPELVVTVCALLALIIEAFRKGKGASLASGIVCLAGSVIALYYMRCLWNQNIQLFNGLYVIDGFGTFFKFIFLTILFLISIISLAYAAREGIGFGEYYALLLLGVLGMMVMVSSNNFVTIFIGLEVMSLAIYVLCGLVTGNLKSVEASLKYFMLGAFATAFLLYGIALTYASSGTIDVKQLAYFIKEDCFDITPAFFCGMALLIVGFGFKIASVPFHMWTPDVYEGAPTSITAYMATGVKAAAFGAFLRVFYTGFLPFIDDWSAILWFIAVLTMIVGNVIALVQNNIKRLLAYSSIAHAGYILVAFVTGDKVLSSSILFYLMVYAFMNIGAFSVVMLLGRKGEPNEDIESYAGLAGRHPFVALCMSIFLLSLTGIPPLAGFAGKFYIFSAAIKSHYYWLAVIGVLNSVVAAYYYLRVLMYMYFKEPERELGAIDLSPAYVVVILISIAALLYMGILPRDMLLLAQKSVSIF
- a CDS encoding BrnT family toxin, yielding MEFEFDPEKSAQNRKKQGIDFYEAQALWDDADFIEIPAKTVDEPRFMVIGKIAAVHWSGVITYRGDVVRIISARRSHKEEIAIYED
- a CDS encoding flavin reductase family protein, whose product is MKRVFEQKTLLCLPWAQTILGTHVNGKVNFMALAWLTRVNITPPMLGICVNKNHASHGAIIDTGEFSVNLPTAAMIEKTDYAGLVSGKHVNKSDLFQVFYGELKSAPMISECPLTIECKLSQTVSLPTHSFFIAEIINIYTEDEFLSEGKPDMMKIRPFLLTMPDNNYWALGENLGKAWTAGKKFRTTTS